One window of Triticum dicoccoides isolate Atlit2015 ecotype Zavitan chromosome 5A, WEW_v2.0, whole genome shotgun sequence genomic DNA carries:
- the LOC119302039 gene encoding lysine-specific demethylase JMJ30-like isoform X1, whose protein sequence is MACGGGGESEAERRAELLREITEEGGFAFVASAEKAAAGDLRAAEAAREMAWEQLHSGPWSEVGSAWRDAYALACLHVARLRRAAADRRAALRALDMGLIMGGNLLRADLEAALASIAAEPSDGEGDGAEAVDEEANRWREGLDRNRDIADALKILPTKSLSCKEIARRSCISLEEFICDHFLPETPVIISGCIDHWPAMTKWKDIQYLKKIAGDRTVPVEVGKSYVCSEWKQELITFSQFLERMWSTACPSNLTYLAQHPLFEQIKELHEDIMVPDYCYAGGGELQSLNAWFGPHGTVTPLHHDPHHNILAQVLGRKYIRLYPGSVSEDLYPHTETMLSNTSQVDLDNIDMDEFPKVENLDFMDCILEEGDMLYIPPKWWHYVRSLSISFSVSFWWRTTVISPSV, encoded by the exons AtggcctgcggcggcggcggcgagtctgAGGCGGAGCGGCGGGCAGAGCTGCTGCGCGAGATAACGGAGGAGGGCGGCTTCGCTTTCGTCGCCTcggcggagaaggcggcggcgggggacctgcgggcggcggaggcggcgcgggaGATGGCGTGGGAGCAACTCCACTCGGGGCCCTGGAGCGAGGTCGGCAGCGCGTGGAGGGACGCCTACGCGCTCGCCTGCCTCCACGTCGCGCGCCTCCGCcgggccgccgccgaccgccgcgccGCGCTCCGGGCGCTCGACATGGGGCTCATCATGGGGGGAAACCTCCTCCGCGCCGATCTCGAGGCCGCCCTGGCCTCCATCGCCGCGGAGCCGAGCGACGGCGAAGGTGACGGCGCGGAGGCTGTCGATGAGGAAGCCAATAGGTGGAGGGAAGGGCTCGACAGGAACCGTGACATCGCCGAT GCCCTCAAAATTCTTCCAACAAAGTCTTTATCTTGTAAGGAAATCGCAAGACGATCGTGTATATCTTTGGAGGAGTTTATATGTGATCACTTTTTACCTGAGACCCCTGTTATAATCAGTGGCTGCATCGATCATTGGCCTGCGATGACAAAATGGAAGGACATCCAGTACCTAAAGAAGATTGCTGGGGATCGGACTGTTCCTGTTGAG GTTGGGAAGAGCTATGTTTGCAGTGAGTGGAAGCAGGAGCTTATCACGTTCTCCCAGTTCCTTGAGAGGATGTGGTCAACCGCCTGTCCTTCAAATTTGACATATCTAGCTCAGCATCCATTATTTGAGCAG ATAAAAGAGCTTCATGAAGACATAATGGTTCCTGACTACTGTTATGCTGGTGGAGGGGAACTCCAATCACTTAATGCTTGGTTTGGTCCACACGGGACAGTGACACCATTGCACCACGACCCGCATCACAACATTTTAGCTCAG GTCTTGGGCAGGAAGTATATTAGACTCTATCCTGGTTCTGTATCCGAAGACTTATACCCACACACAGAAACTATGTTAAGCAATACTAGTCAG GTGGATCTTGACAACATAGATATGGATGAGTTCCCAAAGGTAGAAAACCTTGATTTCATGGACTGCATATTGGAGGAAGGTGACATGCTGTATATTCCTCCGAAATGGTGGCATTACGTCAGATCTCTTTCGATTAGTTTCTCCGTTAGCTTTTGGTGGCGTACAACAGTTATAAGTCCGAGCGTGTAA
- the LOC119302039 gene encoding lysine-specific demethylase JMJ30-like isoform X2: MACGGGGESEAERRAELLREITEEGGFAFVASAEKAAAGDLRAAEAAREMAWEQLHSGPWSEVGSAWRDAYALACLHVARLRRAAADRRAALRALDMGLIMGGNLLRADLEAALASIAAEPSDGEGDGAEAVDEEANRWREGLDRNRDIADALKILPTKSLSCKEIARRSCISLEEFICDHFLPETPVIISGCIDHWPAMTKWKDIQYLKKIAGDRTVPVEVGKSYVCSEWKQELITFSQFLERMWSTACPSNLTYLAQHPLFEQIKELHEDIMVPDYCYAGGGELQSLNAWFGPHGTVTPLHHDPHHNILAQVLGRKYIRLYPGSVSEDLYPHTETMLSNTSQVQTICSDKLHVGKEEYPYRSSQRWILTT, translated from the exons AtggcctgcggcggcggcggcgagtctgAGGCGGAGCGGCGGGCAGAGCTGCTGCGCGAGATAACGGAGGAGGGCGGCTTCGCTTTCGTCGCCTcggcggagaaggcggcggcgggggacctgcgggcggcggaggcggcgcgggaGATGGCGTGGGAGCAACTCCACTCGGGGCCCTGGAGCGAGGTCGGCAGCGCGTGGAGGGACGCCTACGCGCTCGCCTGCCTCCACGTCGCGCGCCTCCGCcgggccgccgccgaccgccgcgccGCGCTCCGGGCGCTCGACATGGGGCTCATCATGGGGGGAAACCTCCTCCGCGCCGATCTCGAGGCCGCCCTGGCCTCCATCGCCGCGGAGCCGAGCGACGGCGAAGGTGACGGCGCGGAGGCTGTCGATGAGGAAGCCAATAGGTGGAGGGAAGGGCTCGACAGGAACCGTGACATCGCCGAT GCCCTCAAAATTCTTCCAACAAAGTCTTTATCTTGTAAGGAAATCGCAAGACGATCGTGTATATCTTTGGAGGAGTTTATATGTGATCACTTTTTACCTGAGACCCCTGTTATAATCAGTGGCTGCATCGATCATTGGCCTGCGATGACAAAATGGAAGGACATCCAGTACCTAAAGAAGATTGCTGGGGATCGGACTGTTCCTGTTGAG GTTGGGAAGAGCTATGTTTGCAGTGAGTGGAAGCAGGAGCTTATCACGTTCTCCCAGTTCCTTGAGAGGATGTGGTCAACCGCCTGTCCTTCAAATTTGACATATCTAGCTCAGCATCCATTATTTGAGCAG ATAAAAGAGCTTCATGAAGACATAATGGTTCCTGACTACTGTTATGCTGGTGGAGGGGAACTCCAATCACTTAATGCTTGGTTTGGTCCACACGGGACAGTGACACCATTGCACCACGACCCGCATCACAACATTTTAGCTCAG GTCTTGGGCAGGAAGTATATTAGACTCTATCCTGGTTCTGTATCCGAAGACTTATACCCACACACAGAAACTATGTTAAGCAATACTAGTCAGGTACAGACAATCTGTTCTGACAAGTTACATGTTGGAAAGGAAGAATACCCTTACAGATCATCACAGCG GTGGATCTTGACAACATAG